Sequence from the Ignisphaera sp. genome:
CCAAGCCTTTTTAGCATCCTTCTGCTTCTCACCTACCTGCTGATCCACGGTCATGAAGCTCTCACCACATAGACGTTTATCTATGAACTTGTCTAAACCAAGTTATCTGCACCAGGAGAAAATAAGGGTATAGCCCACATCACGAGAAACACATTCATAGAAAATCCGATGAGCGCTGTGCAGACCCGCTTATACCCAGCCCCGTCCCAGACTGGCGTCGGGCGATTGGGAGCGGTGGGCTACACCCCTCGGGGCATAAGCCCCTCGGGGCATACACCCCCGCCCCATCAACCCCGTCTTCTACGGGAGCCCTCCTCCCGGGCAAAGCCCGGGAACGGCCGCCTCTTTTCGGGGAGGGGTTCCCGCTTAGATGCTTTCAGCGGTTACCCCCCACGGCGTAGCTACGCGGCATACGCCTTGCCAGACGACCGCTACACCAGAGGCCGCGGCGACCCGTTCCTCTCGTACTGAGGTCACCTTCCCCTCAGGCGGCCTGCACCCCCCGTGGGTAGAGTCCGACCTGTCTCACGACGGTCTAAACCCAGCTCACGTTCCCCTTTAATGGGCGGGCAGCCCCACCCTTGGGGGCTGCTGCACCCCCAGGATGGGAAGAGCCGACGTCGATGTAGCAAACCGCGGGGTCGATGTGGGCTCTCGCCCGCGACGACCCTGTTATCCTCGGGGTAACTTTTCTGTCATGCCCGGCCCCCACCAAGGGGGCACGAGCGTTCGCTAGGCCGCGGTTTCCCGGCCCGGCCCCTTACTGTCAAGAGCCGGGTCAGGCCAGCTTTTGCCCTTGCACTCTACGGCGGAGTTCTGACCCGCCTGAGCTGGCCTTTGGGCGCCCGTGTTACCTTTTCGCGGGCGTGCCGCCCCAGCCGAACCGCCCACCCGGTGCTGTCCCCTGGGTAATCCCCAGGGTAATGCCCCCGGCCCCCACTGGGCGGTGTTTCATTGGCCCCTCCAACGGACCCGGAGGCCCGTTCTCACAGGGTCCCGCCTACGCTATGCAGCGGAGGCCGGGGGCATACACCGGGCTGCGGTAAAGCTCCACGAGGTCTTCTCTCCCTACGGGGGGATGCCGGCCTGTGCACCGGCTCCGTGGGCTTCACGGGGACCCGGGCTGGGACAGTGGGGCCCTCGTTGATCCCTTCATGCGCGCCGGAACTTACCCGGCAAGGCATTTGGCTACCTTAAGAGGGTCAGAGTTACCCCCGGCCTTCAGCGGCGCTTCGCCGGGTTGAACCCCGGTTTCACGGACCGCCAGTGGCCAGGATTCGGCCCCCGTACACACCCTTTCGGGCTAGCGGGGACCTATGTTTTTATTAAACAGTCAGGACCCCCTAGTCACTGCGACCTGCGGTTCCAGGGGTTAACCCCAGAACCGCAGGTACCCCTTCTCCCGAAGTTACGGGGCTAACTTGGCCGAGTTCCCTAGCCCGGGTTAGCCCCCGCACGCCTTGGGCTCCTCACCCAGGAGCACCTGTGGCGGTTCTCGGTACGGGCGCGGGGGATCGTTCCCTGTCCCCTTTTCATGGGCCCCAGGGCTCGGCCGAACCGCCCTAACGGGCGGCCATTCCTCCCTTCAGCCGGTTCTCGCCTTTACGGCACTCCCCGGCCTTCGGGTAGTTAGCTGGGGCATGACTGCCCCAGTCGGCCTACCCCGAGGCGTCGGGGACAGGGCTTGCGTTGCCGCACCTACCCCCGCGGCAGGGGAATATTAACCCCTTTCCCTTTCGGCGGGTCCGAGTTACGGCCCGCCTTAGGACCGGCTAACCCTTGGCCGACAATCGTAGCCAAGGAACCCTGGTCCTTCCGGCGGAGGGGGTTTTCACCCCTCTTTGCTGTTACTACCGCCGGGATCCGCACCCGGAGCGGGTCCACCGGACCTCACGGCCCGGCTTCTGTCCCACTCCGGCGCCCCCCTACCGGATCAGAGCCGCATAGCGGCTCTGCCCCGGGGTCTCGGCGGCCGGCTTAGCCCCGACCAATCTTCGGGGCCCCGAGCCTCGGCGGGTGAGCTGTTACGCACTCCTTAGAGGATGGCTGCTGTTAGGCCCACCTCCCCGCTGTCTAAGGCTCGGGACGCCCTTTGAGATTGGCACTAAGCCGGCACTTAGGGGCCTTAACCCCGGTCTGGGTTGTTCCCCTCTCGGCACCCAGGCTTACCCCGGGTGCCCCACTCCCGCCGTCTACGGGGCCCACGGGTTCGGAGTTGGACCGGGAGCACTGGCGGTCATCCCGCCAGCAACCCCCGATCCGTAGCTCTACCCCGTGGGCACCCTCAGGCGGGGCTGCGCTGGGACGCACTTCGGGGGGAACCAGCTATCACCGGGCTAGATTGGTCTTTCGCCCCTAGGCGGAGGTCATGGGAGCGAATTGCACGTCAGCACCCCTTCGGGCCTCCACCGGGGATACCCCCGGCTTCACCCTGCCCCCGCCTAGATCGCCCGGTTTCTGGTCTCACAGCCGTGACTACAGGCCCTTGTCGGACCCCGCCCCTCGCCGAGGAAGACCTCGGCTGCGGGCCGTCGGTTTCCCTACGGCTTCGGGGTTAACCCCCTTAGCCTCGCCACGGCTGTGAACTCCCCGGCCCGTGTTTCAAGACGGACGGTGCGACCCCGGTCCCCTTCCCTCGTACTCCCCGGTCACCCGGGTTTCCTTCGGGAAAGATCATCCCTTTCGGGCCGCACCGTGATTAGCCGCTCGGTTTCAGGCTCTTTTCACCCCCCTTCCGGGGTACTTTTCAGCTTTCCCTCACGGTACTTAGTTCGCTATCGGTCTTGGGACGTATTTAGCTTTGGAGGTTGGTGCCCCCCAGCTTCCCACGGCAAAACCAAGCCGTGGTACTCTGGCCGTCTATCTCAGCCCCCCACGGTTTAGCCTACGGGGCTATCACCCTCTACGGCGGGGCTTTCCAGCCCACTTCGGCTACCGTGGGTCGGGCCTGTCCTCGATAGACGGCCTCAACACCACATCTCCTCACGGTTATCCCGTGAGGATTTGGTTTGAGCTTCCCCCCTTTCGGTCGCCCCTACTCAGGGGATCCTTATTAGTTTCTCTTCCTCCCCCTACTAAGATGTTTCCGTTCGGGGGGTTCCCCTCCGGTACTCCCCGGTTGCCCAGGTTTCCCGGATGCCACGGGTTTGACCCGTGGCGGGAATTCCCATTCGGGGATCCTGGGTTCAACGGCTGCCTGCGCCTCCCCCAGGCATATCGCCGCTTGCCGCGCCCTTCCTCGGCGCCCAAGCCGAGCCATCCACCGAGCGGCTTCTTGCCGAGGTCTGGGGCGGGGCTGGTGTGTATCGGGTCTGCACAGCGCTCATCAGGGGATTAACCCCTTTGCTAGTTCTGCTCGAAACCCCAGTGAGTTGGGGTTTCGAGCAACATCATATGGGGTGTTTCACCACCAGAGAACATTCACGCAGCTCTACTCCCGCCACCCTTTATTTAAGGAGGTGATCCAGCCGCACCTTCCGGTACGGCTACCTTGTTACGACTTCTCCCCCCTTGCGGAGGAGAGGTTCGACCCACCCCACTACCGGGTAACCGGTAGTGGAATGGGCCTCACCCCTCCTCCGCTCGGGTGGAGCGACGGGCGGTGTGTGCAAGGAGCAGGGACGTATTCACCGCGCGATGTTGACGCGCGGTTACTAGGGATTCCACGTTCACGAGGGCGAGTTGCAGCCCTCGATCCCAACCACGGCGGGGTTTCAGGGATTACCTCCCCCTTTCGGGGTCGGCACCCGCTGTCCCCGCCATTGTAGCCCGCGTGCAGCCCGGGGGATTCGGGGCATGCTGACCTGCCGTGGCCCCCTCCTTCCTCCGCCTTATCGGCGGCAGTCCCCCCAGTGTGCCCCCGGTCCGGAGACCGGGGTAGCAACTGGGGGTGGGGATCTCGCTCGTTGCCGGACTTAACCGGACGCCTCACGGCACGAGCTGGCGACGGCCATGCACCTCCTCTCAGCGCGTCGGGCAAGGTCGTTAGCCTGGCCGTCATCCTGCTGTCGCCCCCGGTAAGATTCCCGGCGTTGACTCCAATTGAGCCGCAGGCTCCACCCCTTGTGGTGCTCCCCCGCCAATTCCTTTAAGTTTCAGCCTTGCGGCCGTACTCCCCAGGCGGCGGGCTTAACGGCTTCCCTGCGGCACTGGGCGGGCTCAAAGCCCGCCCAACACCTAGCCCGCATCGTTTACAGCCGGGACTACCCGGGTATCTAATCCGGTTCGCTCCCCCGGCTTTCGCCCCTCACCGTCGGGCGCGTTCCAGCCGAGCGCCTTCGCCACTGGTGGTCCTCCCGGGATTATCGGATTTCGCCCCTACCCCGGGAGTACCCTCGGCCTCTCCCGCCCCCTAGCCCGGCAGTATCCCCACCCGTCCCCGGGTTGAGCCCGGGGATTTCAGTGGGGACTTACCGGGCCGGCTACGGGCGCTTTAGGCCCAGTAAGCGTCCCGACCACTCGCGGGGCTGGTATTACCGCGGCGGCTGACACCAGACTTGCCCCCCGCTTATTCCCCCGCCTTCTTACAGCGGGGAAAAGCCCCTCTTCGGGGCACTCGGGGTGGCCCCGTCACGGTTTCCCGCATTGCGGAGGTTTCGCGCCTGGTGCACCCCGTAGGGCCTGGGCCCTTGTCTCAGTGCCCATCTGGGGGCTCCCGCTCTCACGGCCCCTACCCGTTATCGGCTTGGCGGGCCGTTACCCCGCCAACAACCATGATGGGCCGCAGCCCCATCCTCGGGCGGCTAGACCTTCACAGCGGTCTAGCCCTTTCGGCGGAGGACCCTTCCAGGCCTCTCCGCCTATCGGGGATTAGCCCCAGTTTCCCGGGACTATCCCCGTCCCGAGGGTAGGTTAGCCACGTGTTACTCAGCCGTCCGCCACACCCCGCACTTGCGGGGCGTACGACTTCCATGGCTTAGCCCCACCCCGATAGCGGTCGGGTCCGGCAGGATCAACCGGTATCGCGGCCGCAAGGCCGCGGGGTGGCGGGAGTAAAGCTGTTGCGTGGTTCTCTGGTGGTGAAACACCCCTGTGAGACCCGACCTCCCCGGGGTAGGGATCCCCGGGTCTATTCGGGTCCCCATTCAAGATGAGGTTTTATAGCACTGTATTCCCGCGGTTGGAGTTCAAGCAGTTCATTCACGGGATTTTTCCCGAGTCCCGCTTTGCCGCCGGTACCGCGGGATGAGTTTGTTGCGGTTATCTCCTTAGCTTTTGCACACTTAAAAGCTTTCATATAAAAAAATTAAGTTAATTTTTCTTGCGATTTTTATTATGTTCTCCCTTACACAACAATAGAATTTTTTGCTTAACTTATGGATAGCTCTCAAAGCACCTAGAGCATGTACAGGTAATGACATGGATATAAGAACAAAATTCAAAATTATGTTTTGGTGGACCGGCCGGGATTTGAACCCGGGACCTCTCGGGTGCAAACCGAGCGCTCTTCCAGCTGAGCTACCGGCCCACAGAACCACTTTGGTTAATCATTTGTTGTGCGGATTAAAAGCATTACTTATCATTGTTATTTACATTCTCTACTCTACCTAAAACCTCATGAAAAGTGTTCTTCTTACATGTCTCGCAATAGTGATAAACAGACTTTACATCCCTTATATCAAAGCTTACCTCTAAAACCCATCTCACACCACATACAGTACATTTCAGCAACCATCCACGTCTGTTATTGTCTGCCATCGAATCTCGCCAAAGCTATTTCTCTAAACCCTGTATAAATAGCTATGGGCTCAAATCCAAAAATCTTTAGACACAATCCAAATAAAGTTTTGGTCGACAATTAGACCGCCTCGTGGATTCTCTAATATAGAAAAGTGTTGGTGCGGGGGGTGGGATTCGAACCCACGCAGGCCTACGCCAGCGGGTCTTGAGCCCGCCCCCTTTGGCCTAGCTCGGGCACCCCCGCACCAGTGTGCTAGTTGATCTAGTAACATGTTGCAAAAATTCTCTGTTTTCCTAGGTTAATAAGTTGTTGAAACCCTTGCCAGAAGTGGGCCCGGGGGGATTTGAACCCCCGACCTCCCGGTTATCAGCCGGGCGCTCTACCAAACTGAGCTACGGGCCCTGTCATAATTTCTAATGTGTAAGAGTTTTAAACTTTTAATATGCTTCCGCGGGCCTTGGCTCTACAATGGTTCATCATTTTATCAGTCCGCCCATCGAATCCCATTAGCCCTTTGCGGCTCTAGATTATGTAGTTGCTTAGCGCGTTAACAAGATGGTGTACTCTAGACCAAATTTTATTCTTACTTAAGACGTTTTGCGCTCAGCTAATATATCTTTATATCGCCTCTAGCAAGGTTTACCAAACCAGAGGTTTTATTGCCATGCCTGCTGATGCCTCCTCGAATGCTAGAGATCTTAAAACTGTTGATGTAGATGTTCTCAGGCTTTTGATTAATGTCTACAGGTATGGTTCTATAAATAGAGCTGCGAAAGCACTTGGCATGCGATATTCTAAAGCGTGGAACTTGATTAAGAGAGTAGACGATGTGATTAACATAGGCTATGTAAAGAAGGGTGGGAGAGAAGGCGGTGGTGTTATTCTGTCTGAAGATGCTTTAAAACTGCTGAGGAAAACATTATCCCAGTACCACAGAATCTTTGCAGGTGAATTCAAGAATCTATATCCAGAGGCCAAGAACATATTCTTGTACTATAGGGGAAGTCACGACATAGCCTTCAACCACTTAATCAAAGCTCTTGAGGAAAGCAAGACACTTGTATATGCTGAGTGGGTTGGGTCTCTAACAGGAATAGCCTCTCTGACATTAGGAGAATCAGATTTTGCTGGAATACATATAGTGAACAGCGATCTCATCCCCAGCAACATAGAGACTTTGAAAATGTTTGGACTAGAAAACAAGGTTGTGGTTGTCAAAGGCTATGAAAGACTCCAAGGATTCTTCCTAAAAAAGTCTACAATGGATGTAGAAGACATTTTGAGAGGTGTTGTAAACGGGGAGCAAGTAATTGCTTTGAGACCCCCTGCCACGGGAACTAGACTCCTTTTCAACACACTTTTGAGAAAATATCTCAGCAAACATGGGATAGAAGAGAAGAACGTTATATTGAAGACTGTGGAACTGAAGACACACAACGATGTTGCGAAAGCCGTTAGCGAAAATGAGGCAGATATAGGGATTGGCATAGCATGTTTGTCCAAGATGTACAACATAAAGTTTATTCCCATAGCTTGGGAGAGCTTCGACTTTGTATTCTCGCTGGATAGCGTAGACATTGAATTTGTAAAGAGGTTTGCAAGTATTTTAAAGGATAGAGAATTTATATCGATAATAGAATCGCTTGAAGGTTATAGAGCTCCTAAAAACATTGGGGAGATAATCAAGCTGTGATGAAGTCTTTTGACAAGAACCGTTATCCAAGACCTGCGATAACGCTTTTAAAGCCGCGCCAAGGCTGTAGAGCCTCAGGTGGGAAGTCAATGAGAAAAACACTATTGTATGTAGCCTTCATCATTATAGTGATTATAGCAGGTATTGCAGGCTACTACATTGGGAGACACTACAGCGAGAAAACTGTGGAAACACCTCAGCAAAACTCTATAGTGATTGCAACAACAACGTCTCTATACCAAATCGGTATACTTAACGACTTCTTCAACAACTTCAACAACTTGACCCATATGAACATAACATTCAATGTCCTTGCAAAAGGCAGTGGCGAGGCACTGAGGCTTTTGGCGGATGGCTCGGCATGTATAGGGTTTGTGCATGCGCCATCACCTGAGCTACAATACATGAATCAAGGAAAGATTATGAGGCTCGCTATCTTTGGATACAACGAATTTGTTGTTGTTGGCCCATCCAGCGACCCCGCAAATGTGAGAAACGCCTCTGATTCTGTCGACGCCTTCAAGAGGATCTACGAAGCTGGCGAAAAGGGCTTGGCAAAGTTTGTTAGCAGAGGTGACCAGTCAGGTACTAACATCAGAGAACTACAGATATGGAATCTAACCAAGCTCAATCCAGAAGGGAGGCCATGGTATTTAAAGAGTGGGCAGGGAATGGCCCAAACGCTTCTAATGGCCGACAACCTAAATGCCTATACGCTAACAGATATTGGAAGCTATCTAAATCTCGTTAACCAGGGCAAGCTAAAGAATATTGTGATACTTAAAAGAGATCCGCTCTACCTAGTCAACGTGTATTCGATGTACCTTTCAAAAGCTAGTTCCTGCGACAATCCCTACACGTGGTATATAGCGCTTAAGCTCAGCGACTATATATTGAATGGTGGGCAGGATCTCCTATCAACTAAGTACAAGGGTCTTGTAAATCCTGTTAGAGGCAATGAAAGTTTAATAGAGCAGGCTTGGCATGCTTTAACAAGACTAGGCTAAACAAAAAGGCTTTTTAATATGGCAGAATCCATTTTTTCAATAACCCTTAGAAGCTTGTATGTATCCTCCGTGGCCTCTCTCCTGGCCTTTATTGCAGCAACGTTGCTCAGCTTGCTGGTATCGCAACTAACGAGGAGGAGAGCTGAGATGGTGCTATCCTTCTTCGAATCGTTGGTGGGGGTGCCGACAACTGTTATAGGGCTTCTTGTCTACATGCTTCTATTCCCTGGGGGGCCACTGGGGTTTCTCAGAATTCTCTACACACCCTATGCCATAATCATAGGAGAGTTTTTTGTGGCCTTGCCAATGGCTTTTACAACCATGTTCAGACACTTCTATAGCTTAAGAGATAGTGTTAGAGAGCTTGTGCTATCGCTTGGGGGACTGGAAAAACATGTTCCAAGATTGCTTCTAAGAGAGCTCACACCAATTCTAGTCTCATCGTATCTAACATCTTTTTCAAGGGCCATTGGTGAGTTGGGTGTTGCTCTAATTGTTGGCGGCGGTATAGAGGGCTACACAAATGTTCTAACAACAGCTATAGCCATTCAAACGTCTATAGGCAACTACGAGTATGCTATTTGGATAGGGCTGATACTGATATTCATAACCATAGCAATAACATTTGCTGTTAAGATCGCTGGTGAGTACATACTATGGAGATAGCCCTGGAAAATGTTTGGCATAGCTACGATGGAGAAACATATGTTCTGAGAAACATCAGCCTAAGGTTTAAGAGCCCCGGAACATACCTGCTTATAGGTCCAAATGGAGCCGGCAAGACAACTCTACTCAAAATAGTCTCATTCATAATAAGACCCTCGAAAGGTAGGGTGCTAGTAGACGGTGCAAGCTTCTGGGATTTGGACAACAACTCGAGAGATTCTATTAGAGGCTCTATTGTCTATGTCCACGACAAGCCAATCCTAGTTAGAGGCACAGTAAAATTCAATGTAGAGCTTGGGCTAAGGCTTAAGAAAAGAGTTGACGAATCCATAGTAGAGTATTACATTACTCGATATGGACTCAAAGAATTGGAAAACAAAAGTGTAAATAGATTGAGTGCCGGTCAAGCAAAGACAGTTTCCATTGTAAGAGCCCTGGTCACAGCGCCCACAGTCCTGGTACTGGACGAGCCGTTCACCTACCTCGACTCCACCCGCTCAACGCTTTTAATCGAGGATATTATGAGGATAGTTAGAGAGAGGGGTGGCATGGTTTTGATAGCCACACACTACATGTACAGAGATCTGAAAGCCCTTGCAACAGAGCTCGTCGAGATTGTAAACGGGGAAATATCATCGCATGCAAAAAACGTTTTTGCAAGCCCTTAGAATTCAATTATAAAAGATAGATTTTTGTAACTACTTTAAACCAGCTACAGCCTTTTTGTGATCTACCTCAATTCAATAACGTGATTATACACATTATCTCGATCATTCGAATATGGTGGAGGCAGGATTTGAACTTGTGCGGGGTTATCCCCATAGGCTCTCAAGGTATGCTCGTACATTAATCAGTCTCAAGGATCTGTAGTGTCTCGGAAGCCGAAAATCGTTTCTGGGCTTAATCAAATAGTTATTGAATCGCTCAGAAAATGATCAGCGTGACTGATTCGAGTTGAAATAAGATGAAATTAGAGACCCCATTGGTGTTAAGATGATGGGCTCGAAATACCTTAGGAGCACCAACAGCTTTAGGCTTACTTGGGGTAGAAGTCTCGATACTTACTGTTCTCTCCATTCAGCATACCGTAACGTTAATGTGAGCATTACTGCTGTGTATACGATGACTATGGTGAGGTCGTAGAGCGTGTTCATGGGCTCCTCTATGGATAGAGCTATGCGTGCTAAGTCGCTCAGTGTTGCTGTTGGTATGAGGAGCGCTATGTACATGCCAATACCAGGTATAGCCGTTGCTGGGTAGTAGACAGGTGGAAGAATCGTTAGCAGGTAGTATAGGAGGTTTGCAAGTGCATAGAATCTAGCTGGAGACCTAACCTTACATGCCATGAAGAAGCCTGTTACTGAGCCTAGAATCCACGATGCTAGGAATACTGGTATTAGTGAAACAGCGCCGAACCCTTTGTAGATGACTACGAGAATGAATATCGGTATTGCTGGTAACAGGGCGTTGAGCAGGCTCCCAAGAGCTGTACCAGCTATAAACATTGCTGGCGTTACAGAGCTAGCTATAAACATGTCTAGAAGTCTGTAATAAAATCTGTAATCGAAAATTTGTTGCGAAAGTGCGTTGCTACCAGCATTCCATGCTAAGGCAACTAAGCCACCTATAAGGGCATTGATCTCGAATCCCCTGCCTATCACTAAGAGGAACATGATATAGACCGACATGGGTATGATGAGCTGGTTAACTATCCAAAGCCTACTCTTCATGAACCATGCTGAGTAGATCCTTGCAATAGCTAGGATAGAGCTAAGTTTAGCCAAAGTGAGCACCTTGCTTAACGAGCTCTCGAAAAGCATCGTCTAGACCAACTCTATCAACAGAGAACTCGACCTCATACCTTGCTAGGAGTGCTAGCACATCGTTTAACGAAGCTTTATTGATGTAAACAACAGCTTTGTTGTCATCAATACGAAGCTCTATGCCCATATCCTTCAATTCGTCTACTAGCTGTTTCCTGAG
This genomic interval carries:
- a CDS encoding substrate-binding domain-containing protein; amino-acid sequence: MPADASSNARDLKTVDVDVLRLLINVYRYGSINRAAKALGMRYSKAWNLIKRVDDVINIGYVKKGGREGGGVILSEDALKLLRKTLSQYHRIFAGEFKNLYPEAKNIFLYYRGSHDIAFNHLIKALEESKTLVYAEWVGSLTGIASLTLGESDFAGIHIVNSDLIPSNIETLKMFGLENKVVVVKGYERLQGFFLKKSTMDVEDILRGVVNGEQVIALRPPATGTRLLFNTLLRKYLSKHGIEEKNVILKTVELKTHNDVAKAVSENEADIGIGIACLSKMYNIKFIPIAWESFDFVFSLDSVDIEFVKRFASILKDREFISIIESLEGYRAPKNIGEIIKL
- a CDS encoding substrate-binding domain-containing protein, producing the protein MKSFDKNRYPRPAITLLKPRQGCRASGGKSMRKTLLYVAFIIIVIIAGIAGYYIGRHYSEKTVETPQQNSIVIATTTSLYQIGILNDFFNNFNNLTHMNITFNVLAKGSGEALRLLADGSACIGFVHAPSPELQYMNQGKIMRLAIFGYNEFVVVGPSSDPANVRNASDSVDAFKRIYEAGEKGLAKFVSRGDQSGTNIRELQIWNLTKLNPEGRPWYLKSGQGMAQTLLMADNLNAYTLTDIGSYLNLVNQGKLKNIVILKRDPLYLVNVYSMYLSKASSCDNPYTWYIALKLSDYILNGGQDLLSTKYKGLVNPVRGNESLIEQAWHALTRLG
- a CDS encoding ABC transporter permease, giving the protein MAESIFSITLRSLYVSSVASLLAFIAATLLSLLVSQLTRRRAEMVLSFFESLVGVPTTVIGLLVYMLLFPGGPLGFLRILYTPYAIIIGEFFVALPMAFTTMFRHFYSLRDSVRELVLSLGGLEKHVPRLLLRELTPILVSSYLTSFSRAIGELGVALIVGGGIEGYTNVLTTAIAIQTSIGNYEYAIWIGLILIFITIAITFAVKIAGEYILWR
- a CDS encoding energy-coupling factor ABC transporter ATP-binding protein, coding for MEIALENVWHSYDGETYVLRNISLRFKSPGTYLLIGPNGAGKTTLLKIVSFIIRPSKGRVLVDGASFWDLDNNSRDSIRGSIVYVHDKPILVRGTVKFNVELGLRLKKRVDESIVEYYITRYGLKELENKSVNRLSAGQAKTVSIVRALVTAPTVLVLDEPFTYLDSTRSTLLIEDIMRIVRERGGMVLIATHYMYRDLKALATELVEIVNGEISSHAKNVFASP